One window of Streptomyces sp. SUK 48 genomic DNA carries:
- a CDS encoding helix-turn-helix transcriptional regulator encodes MVGRQLKLLRERAGLSQPEFGALVGYGPDQISAMERGVRTPRPDFLVKADPILNANGLLIAVIPEVEDAMRRARTRHPDWYRGQAEMEKEAVELHFYANIAVPGLLQTEAHARVVFARGRPFLSEETIEKRLADRLSRQQVFERWPAPIVSYVLEEAVLDRPIGGSRVHADQLRRLLTIGDRQNVEIQVMPTEMEEHPSLDSAFNLLVPKGHEQVAYLEAQGHPQLIINREDVRKIADRYGIMRAMALTPKGSRALIAEKLEKL; translated from the coding sequence ATGGTGGGCAGGCAGTTGAAGCTCCTGCGGGAGCGGGCGGGGCTCAGTCAGCCGGAGTTCGGGGCGCTGGTCGGGTACGGCCCCGACCAGATCTCGGCCATGGAGCGGGGCGTGCGGACCCCTAGGCCGGACTTCCTGGTCAAGGCGGACCCCATCCTCAACGCCAACGGGCTGCTGATCGCGGTCATTCCCGAGGTGGAGGACGCGATGCGGCGGGCTCGGACCCGGCACCCCGACTGGTACCGGGGCCAGGCTGAGATGGAGAAGGAGGCGGTGGAGCTGCACTTCTACGCCAACATCGCGGTGCCTGGCCTCTTGCAGACCGAGGCTCACGCGCGGGTCGTGTTCGCCAGGGGGCGGCCGTTCCTCAGCGAGGAGACCATCGAGAAGCGGCTGGCCGACCGACTCTCACGTCAGCAGGTCTTTGAGCGTTGGCCCGCGCCCATCGTCAGCTACGTCCTCGAAGAGGCGGTACTCGACCGGCCGATCGGCGGCTCGCGGGTCCACGCTGATCAGCTGCGCCGCCTGCTGACCATCGGGGACAGGCAGAACGTCGAGATCCAGGTGATGCCGACCGAAATGGAGGAACACCCCAGCCTGGACAGCGCGTTCAACCTTCTAGTTCCGAAGGGACACGAGCAGGTTGCGTACCTGGAAGCACAGGGTCACCCCCAGCTGATCATCAACCGCGAAGACGTCCGGAAGATCGCCGACCGCTATGGGATCATGCGCGCGATGGCACTGACTCCCAAGGGGTCCCGCGCTCTGATCGCGGAGAAACTGGAGAAGCTATGA
- a CDS encoding menaquinone biosynthesis protein yields the protein MDISRTRPRVGHIQFLNCLPLYWGLARTGTLLDFQLTKDTPEKLSERLIQGELDVAPVTLVEYLKNSDDLVAFPDIAVGCDGPVMSCVIVSQVPLEELDGAKVALGSTSRTSVRLAQLLLGERYGVRPEYYTCPPDLGLMMREADAAVLIGDAALRANLHDGPRYGLDVHDLGTLWKEWTGLPFVFAVWAARRDYLEREPLITHQVHQAFLESKKISLEEVDKVAEQAAHWEAFDARTLARYFTTLDFSFGDAQLAAVAEFARRVGPTTGFPADVKVELLRP from the coding sequence GTGGACATTTCTCGCACCCGGCCGCGCGTCGGCCACATCCAGTTCCTGAACTGCCTGCCCCTGTACTGGGGGCTCGCGAGAACCGGCACGCTCCTCGACTTCCAGCTGACCAAGGACACGCCGGAGAAGCTCAGCGAGCGGTTGATCCAGGGGGAGCTCGACGTCGCCCCGGTCACCCTGGTCGAGTACCTGAAGAACTCGGACGACCTGGTCGCCTTCCCGGACATCGCCGTGGGCTGCGACGGCCCCGTGATGTCCTGCGTGATCGTCTCCCAGGTCCCGCTGGAGGAGCTGGACGGCGCGAAGGTCGCCCTCGGCTCCACCTCCCGCACCTCCGTGCGCCTCGCGCAGCTCCTGCTCGGCGAGCGGTACGGGGTCCGGCCCGAGTACTACACCTGCCCGCCCGACCTCGGCCTGATGATGCGGGAGGCCGACGCCGCCGTACTGATCGGCGACGCCGCCCTGCGCGCCAACCTGCACGACGGCCCGCGCTACGGCCTCGACGTGCACGACCTGGGCACGCTGTGGAAGGAGTGGACGGGACTGCCGTTCGTCTTCGCGGTGTGGGCGGCCCGGCGGGACTACCTGGAGCGCGAGCCGCTCATCACCCACCAGGTGCACCAGGCGTTCCTGGAGTCCAAGAAGATCTCCCTGGAGGAGGTCGACAAGGTCGCCGAACAGGCCGCCCACTGGGAGGCGTTCGACGCGCGGACCCTCGCCAGGTACTTCACCACCCTGGACTTCAGCTTCGGTGACGCCCAGCTGGCCGCGGTCGCCGAGTTCGCCCGCCGCGTCGGCCCCACGACCGGCTTCCCGGCCGACGTGAAGGTGGAACTGCTCCGGCCGTAA
- a CDS encoding cold-shock protein, with translation MATGTVKWFNAEKGFGFIAQEGGGPDVFVHYSAINATGFRSLEENQQVSFDVTQGPKGPQAENVTPV, from the coding sequence ATGGCTACCGGAACCGTTAAGTGGTTCAACGCCGAAAAGGGCTTTGGCTTCATCGCCCAGGAGGGCGGCGGCCCCGACGTCTTCGTTCACTACTCCGCGATCAACGCCACCGGCTTCCGCTCCCTCGAGGAGAACCAGCAGGTGTCCTTCGATGTGACGCAGGGCCCGAAGGGTCCGCAGGCGGAGAACGTCACCCCCGTCTGA
- a CDS encoding AfsR/SARP family transcriptional regulator — protein sequence MLKFSILGALQVRTVSGPAEICGDLQRTLVQTLLVSEGQPVSGESLVEEMWGETVPDNQSNALQAHVSRLRRKLKVLEPGRPVSRVTMHPSGYRLTVDEGEMDAAEFVRTVRKAESASSYDAEGTARMLGQALALWRGPVFGGFPGGTLCQLAGARYEEYRMRAMELRFDAELRLGQHAAVLAELAEAHSHYPLRERFCEQLMIALYCSGRQADALEVFRRMRRQLDEELGIQPSPALRRVESAILRHDPALVRDARSTLLQIA from the coding sequence ATGCTGAAGTTCTCGATCCTCGGGGCACTACAGGTCCGTACCGTGTCCGGCCCCGCGGAGATCTGTGGCGACCTCCAGCGCACCCTCGTACAGACGCTGCTCGTCAGCGAGGGGCAGCCGGTGTCCGGGGAGAGCCTGGTCGAGGAGATGTGGGGCGAGACCGTACCCGACAACCAGTCCAATGCCCTCCAGGCGCATGTGAGCAGGCTTCGGCGGAAGCTGAAGGTCCTGGAACCGGGGCGTCCGGTATCCCGGGTGACGATGCATCCCTCGGGTTACCGGCTGACCGTGGACGAGGGCGAGATGGACGCCGCCGAGTTCGTACGGACCGTACGGAAGGCGGAATCCGCGTCTTCGTACGACGCGGAGGGCACCGCCCGGATGCTCGGGCAGGCGCTCGCGCTGTGGCGGGGTCCGGTGTTCGGCGGGTTCCCCGGCGGGACCCTGTGCCAGCTCGCCGGAGCCCGGTACGAGGAGTACCGGATGCGGGCCATGGAGCTGCGGTTCGACGCGGAACTGCGGCTCGGACAGCATGCGGCGGTGCTCGCGGAGCTGGCCGAGGCGCACAGCCACTACCCCCTGCGCGAACGGTTCTGCGAGCAGCTGATGATCGCCCTCTACTGCTCGGGCCGGCAGGCGGACGCGCTCGAGGTGTTCCGCCGGATGCGCCGGCAGCTCGACGAGGAACTCGGCATCCAGCCCTCGCCCGCGCTACGCCGGGTTGAGAGCGCTATCCTTCGGCATGATCCCGCTCTCGTCAGGGATGCGCGTTCGACCCTCCTCCAGATCGCCTGA
- a CDS encoding DUF397 domain-containing protein, translated as MNTESRAWFKSSYSSHEGGECVELSFTWRKSSYSGGAGGECVEVAEHPAAIHIRDSKRPTAPHLTIRPTAWVAFLDAEKTETT; from the coding sequence ATGAACACCGAGAGCCGGGCCTGGTTCAAGTCCAGCTACAGCAGCCATGAGGGCGGCGAGTGCGTCGAACTCTCCTTCACCTGGCGCAAGTCGAGCTACAGCGGCGGCGCGGGTGGCGAGTGCGTCGAGGTCGCCGAGCACCCCGCCGCCATCCACATCCGCGACTCCAAGCGTCCCACCGCCCCCCACCTCACCATCCGCCCCACCGCATGGGTCGCCTTCCTCGACGCGGAGAAGACGGAGACGACATGA
- a CDS encoding ATP-binding protein translates to MNLEISTPLKELIQRLSATPRGARLARRLTGTALDNWGYPYDGPLNNTAQLLVSELAANAVTHGRVPGRDFELRLTLLPTEDTLLIEVSDTRGERRPQVLRAAFGDEHGRGLVVVDALSRTWGVRERIVGKTVWAELPLTGPPDA, encoded by the coding sequence GTGAATCTGGAAATCTCCACCCCCCTGAAAGAGTTGATCCAGCGGCTGTCCGCCACTCCCCGCGGCGCCCGACTGGCCCGACGCCTCACCGGAACCGCGCTCGACAACTGGGGTTACCCCTATGACGGGCCGCTGAACAACACCGCTCAGCTCCTCGTCTCGGAACTGGCGGCCAACGCCGTCACCCACGGTCGCGTACCGGGCCGGGACTTCGAGCTGCGGCTGACGCTGCTGCCCACGGAGGACACCCTGCTCATCGAGGTGAGCGACACCCGGGGCGAACGCCGGCCGCAGGTCCTGCGCGCCGCCTTCGGGGACGAGCACGGCCGGGGTCTGGTCGTCGTGGACGCGCTGTCCCGGACCTGGGGCGTGCGCGAACGCATCGTCGGCAAGACGGTGTGGGCCGAGCTCCCGCTGACCGGTCCGCCCGACGCGTAG
- a CDS encoding BTAD domain-containing putative transcriptional regulator → MRFNILGSLEGWCGERRLRLGSPTQERVLVTLLLEPGRMVPMSRLIAAAWDDEPPQTASHQVRKCVAALRTHIPDGAALIVTDGAGYRAVLGEHQLDLHEFTERSRQARQAVAAGRPEEAVGHLRSCLELWRGPVMAGAGGDVISGASAALEERHMAVAEQYFELQLELGQSAELIGPLRELVTAHPLRETLRGRLMLALYRAGRQAEALEEFGRVRDLLVEELGIDPGAELTRLYEAILRDSPEVAARVPQSVADRAALLVPAPYTTQHSGTEPAPCTLPYDLPDFTGRDEELARLVTVGCAPATGGTRIVGVDGMGGSGKTALAVHAAHLLAPEYPDGQLFVDLRGFSPGEKAQEPGAVLHSLLHNLGIPDDRIPDDLERRTTFWRTVSAQRKLLLLLDNAADAAQVRPLLPASEDCLAIVTSRVRMLDLDGSEWLSLGLLSAGDSATLLTRMLGVERTAAEPRAVDRLARLCGGLPLALRITTARLRNRPRWTVQYLVDRLADETRRLRELSAGERSVEATLRLSYQAMDEDQRAAFRLLGLHPGSAIDVPSAAALLGTDGHDAEDLLECLLDAHLLEQHEAGLYGFHDLVRTYALSVREVEDDEESAVERLVAYYIRSTDRACETLFPGRSRYGEIPATSDTAALPRLDDGEQALRWFDREYEALLAVVAQAGTQGLHRPAALLARNLLFYLDLRGRYEEFRVVGRIGVAACRQLDDSGLLGISLCNLAVAHWWLGDFQDGITTAQEGLELSRGSAPRSEAMCLDVLGLLHGSLGNFEEARTYLDQGIGLHRQLGVARMEAEALVNLATVQIWTGHYEEAARNAARATELNRRLGERNNEIHSLTFLALAHLGTGEDERARACLAQALELCDESRKPANVAVVLAHWARVCQRLGDVRSAAEHAERALDLVSAEGTALRQAAVSNVVGLVHLRSGAPERAMELHGQAHELASRHGFRIEIAHALHGMAEAARALDDGRTAERHHAEARALYDAMGVTEAGRRL, encoded by the coding sequence GTGCGCTTCAACATCCTCGGCTCGCTCGAAGGCTGGTGCGGGGAGCGCCGGTTGAGGCTGGGCAGTCCGACCCAGGAACGGGTGCTGGTCACCCTGCTGCTCGAACCCGGCCGTATGGTGCCGATGTCCCGGCTGATCGCGGCGGCCTGGGACGACGAGCCGCCGCAGACCGCGAGCCACCAGGTCCGCAAGTGCGTCGCGGCCCTGCGCACCCATATCCCGGACGGCGCGGCCCTGATCGTCACCGACGGCGCCGGGTACCGCGCCGTGCTCGGTGAACACCAGCTGGATCTTCACGAGTTCACCGAGCGTTCCAGACAGGCCCGGCAGGCGGTGGCGGCCGGACGGCCCGAGGAGGCCGTCGGACACCTGCGCTCCTGCCTGGAGCTGTGGCGGGGCCCGGTGATGGCGGGCGCGGGCGGCGACGTGATCAGCGGGGCGTCCGCGGCACTCGAAGAGCGCCACATGGCGGTGGCCGAGCAGTATTTCGAACTCCAGCTGGAACTGGGCCAGTCCGCCGAGCTGATCGGGCCGCTGCGCGAGCTGGTCACCGCGCACCCGCTGCGGGAGACCCTGCGCGGCCGGCTGATGCTGGCGCTGTACCGGGCCGGACGGCAGGCCGAGGCGCTGGAGGAGTTCGGGCGGGTACGCGATCTGCTGGTGGAGGAGCTGGGCATCGACCCCGGCGCCGAACTCACCCGGCTCTACGAGGCGATCCTGCGCGACAGCCCCGAAGTCGCCGCCCGCGTACCGCAGTCGGTGGCCGACCGCGCCGCCCTGCTGGTCCCCGCGCCCTACACCACCCAGCACTCGGGCACCGAGCCCGCGCCCTGCACCCTGCCCTACGACCTGCCGGACTTCACCGGCCGGGACGAGGAACTGGCCCGGCTGGTCACCGTGGGCTGCGCCCCGGCCACCGGCGGCACCCGGATCGTCGGCGTGGACGGCATGGGCGGCAGCGGCAAGACCGCGCTCGCGGTGCACGCCGCCCATCTGCTGGCCCCCGAGTATCCCGACGGGCAGCTCTTCGTGGACCTGCGCGGCTTCAGCCCTGGCGAGAAGGCCCAGGAACCCGGCGCCGTACTGCACTCCTTACTGCACAATCTGGGCATACCGGACGATCGAATACCGGATGACCTGGAGCGCCGTACCACCTTCTGGCGAACCGTTTCCGCCCAGCGGAAGTTGCTGCTCCTGCTGGACAACGCCGCCGACGCCGCCCAGGTGCGGCCGCTGCTGCCCGCCTCCGAGGACTGCCTCGCCATCGTCACCAGCCGGGTCCGGATGCTCGACCTGGACGGCTCGGAGTGGCTGTCGCTGGGGCTGCTGTCGGCCGGCGACAGCGCCACCCTGCTCACCCGGATGCTGGGCGTCGAGCGCACGGCCGCCGAACCACGGGCCGTGGACCGGCTGGCCCGGCTGTGCGGGGGGCTGCCGCTCGCCCTGCGCATCACCACCGCGCGGCTGCGCAACCGGCCCCGCTGGACCGTGCAGTACCTGGTGGACCGGCTCGCCGACGAGACCCGGCGGCTGCGCGAACTGAGCGCCGGGGAACGCAGCGTGGAGGCCACGCTCCGGCTGTCGTACCAGGCCATGGACGAGGACCAGCGGGCCGCCTTCCGGCTGCTCGGGCTGCACCCGGGCAGCGCCATCGACGTGCCCTCCGCCGCCGCCCTGCTCGGCACCGACGGGCATGACGCGGAGGACCTCTTGGAGTGCCTCCTGGACGCCCATCTGCTGGAGCAGCACGAGGCGGGCCTGTACGGCTTCCACGACCTGGTGCGCACCTACGCGCTCAGCGTGCGCGAGGTGGAGGACGACGAGGAATCGGCCGTCGAGCGCCTGGTGGCGTACTACATCCGGAGCACCGACCGGGCCTGCGAGACCCTCTTCCCCGGCCGCAGCCGCTACGGCGAGATCCCGGCCACGAGCGACACCGCCGCGCTGCCCCGGCTGGACGACGGCGAGCAGGCGCTGCGCTGGTTCGACCGGGAGTACGAGGCGCTGCTCGCGGTGGTCGCCCAGGCCGGCACCCAGGGGCTGCACCGCCCGGCCGCCCTGCTCGCCCGCAATCTGCTCTTCTACCTCGATCTGCGCGGCCGTTACGAGGAGTTCCGGGTCGTCGGCCGGATCGGGGTGGCCGCCTGCCGCCAGCTGGACGACTCCGGGCTGCTCGGCATCAGCCTGTGCAACCTGGCCGTCGCGCACTGGTGGCTCGGCGACTTCCAGGACGGCATCACCACCGCCCAGGAGGGCCTGGAGCTGTCCCGGGGCAGCGCCCCCCGCTCCGAGGCGATGTGCCTGGACGTACTCGGGCTGCTGCACGGCTCCCTCGGCAACTTCGAGGAGGCCCGCACCTATCTGGACCAGGGCATCGGGCTGCACCGGCAGCTGGGCGTGGCCCGGATGGAGGCGGAGGCGCTGGTCAACCTCGCCACCGTGCAGATCTGGACCGGGCACTACGAGGAGGCCGCCCGCAACGCGGCCCGCGCCACCGAGCTGAACCGGCGCCTGGGCGAGCGCAACAACGAGATCCACTCGCTGACCTTCCTTGCCCTCGCCCACCTCGGCACCGGCGAGGACGAACGGGCACGCGCCTGCCTCGCCCAGGCCCTGGAGCTGTGCGACGAGTCCCGCAAGCCGGCCAACGTCGCGGTCGTCCTCGCCCACTGGGCCCGCGTCTGCCAGCGGCTCGGCGATGTGCGCTCGGCCGCGGAGCACGCCGAGCGGGCCCTCGACCTGGTCTCCGCGGAGGGCACGGCGCTGCGGCAGGCCGCGGTGTCCAACGTGGTCGGCCTGGTCCATCTGCGCAGCGGGGCACCCGAGCGCGCCATGGAACTGCACGGCCAGGCCCACGAACTGGCGTCCCGGCACGGCTTCCGGATCGAGATCGCGCACGCCCTGCACGGGATGGCGGAGGCCGCGCGGGCGCTGGACGACGGCAGGACGGCCGAACGGCACCACGCCGAGGCGCGGGCGCTGTACGACGCGATGGGGGTCACGGAGGCGGGACGGCGGCTGTAG
- a CDS encoding nuclear transport factor 2 family protein encodes MDTETDTGETRRRLRALTDRAEITDLMDRYLRSLDDGEFDEEWARAFHTEDVTAEMPIGTVHGRAALLAHVRRGMALFDRTVHLGTDTVVEIDGDRATARGAQLNTHVLADGSGGVFVSAGHADTALVRTADGWRISASALRVVWTQGPPPRLPDDFTPAAPAGHRAGRPG; translated from the coding sequence ATGGACACCGAGACCGACACCGGAGAGACGCGGCGCCGGCTACGCGCCCTGACCGACCGCGCCGAGATCACCGACCTGATGGACCGCTATCTGCGCTCCCTGGACGACGGGGAATTCGACGAGGAGTGGGCCCGCGCCTTCCACACCGAGGACGTCACCGCGGAGATGCCCATCGGCACCGTCCACGGCCGCGCCGCCCTGCTGGCCCATGTCCGCCGGGGAATGGCCCTGTTCGACCGGACCGTGCACCTGGGCACCGACACCGTCGTCGAGATCGACGGCGACCGGGCCACCGCCCGCGGCGCCCAGCTGAACACCCACGTCCTCGCGGACGGCTCGGGCGGCGTCTTCGTCTCCGCGGGCCATGCCGACACCGCACTGGTCAGGACGGCCGACGGCTGGCGGATCTCCGCCTCGGCGCTGCGGGTGGTGTGGACCCAGGGCCCGCCGCCACGGCTGCCGGACGACTTCACCCCCGCCGCCCCGGCCGGGCACCGGGCAGGGCGGCCCGGATGA
- a CDS encoding DUF397 domain-containing protein: MSAESPVWFKSSYSSNDGGECVELSYAWRKSSYSSGEGGQCVEVAEHPTAIHIRDSKLPLTHLTVHPSTWASFLTVAHVQAR, translated from the coding sequence ATGAGCGCTGAGAGCCCGGTGTGGTTCAAGTCCAGCTACAGCAGCAATGATGGCGGCGAGTGCGTCGAACTCTCCTACGCCTGGCGCAAATCCAGCTATAGCAGCGGAGAAGGCGGCCAGTGCGTCGAGGTCGCCGAACACCCCACGGCCATCCACATCCGCGACTCGAAACTTCCCCTTACTCACCTCACTGTTCACCCCTCCACCTGGGCATCCTTCCTCACAGTTGCCCACGTACAGGCGAGGTGA